In the Necator americanus strain Aroian chromosome X, whole genome shotgun sequence genome, CCTCCGCCGCCCAAGGCCGCACATTCGAATAATAGGATGTGTCAGCTCCTGGAAAGGATCAACTACGAATTCTCGTAGTTGATTCTCGGATTCCGAATAACGACGCCAACGCCAACGAGCCGCGATGGAACGATGCCGATGCTATCTCCAACAAACTGCAATGGAACGActccaccgccgccgccgacTCCAACCAGCTGCAGTCGAATGAAGCAAATAGTGAAACCTATCGTCCGGTGATCATTGGCATTTGACTCgtttcaataattttaattgTGTGGCCCGGAGTGTCCTGACATTTGTATCAGGACCCGAATTCTGCGTTGTTATGCTATAATTTTGGCGCTGTATCATATATCCATCATACAAATATTCGGCATTGTAAAGAGTTATATTTTGACGGTCATCTTATCAAGATGACCGCCCACGAAGTTTGTTTATTCTACGATTGCTCATTATGGCTAATTTGTTAACGACCGCCCATAACGGGCTCATTCCGGTGTTTCATGGCTCCCAGTGAGCACATCGCTTTCGCCTATCAATAACTTCTTCGCCTATCAATATCGTCTTTGCCTGTCAATAAATTAGTATActactaccactgaaccacctgtaCTCTGAGGCAACGGCCTTATCGCTTTACTAATAGGGCATAAAGAAGGATCCGTATAAATCCTTCGCGCCATCACAGGGTCTAATGCAGAGGATATCAgttatgatatatatatatatatatatatatatatgtatatatatatatatatatatatatatatatatatagatttGAGATGGGGctgctacctgctcgtggtggcaAGGCGTGAAGACAGCATACAACGTGTCTGACGTGGTGACGAAATCCGCGAGAAAAACTAaggatggggttgtagattgcggatgCGAGGTAAgtctgctcatctcttcctaatcgtcgtaaaaaaacgatgtGGCAGCCGTTTTTGTTCCTACCAGGTACGTTAGGACCTATCTCCTTGTTCGCACCCCGTTCCCCTCAGCTGCCTATTCAttcgtttcacttgaataggctggtgagaatacatcactgatcttcgaccgctctcACTTGGATGCAGCGAGAGCACAAAGGCGGTGTGTTACAACTGAAATCATAAACAATGGCTTTTTGcacgccgtttttaacgacgattaggaagagatgaatggAACCACACCGGATTTCGCAATTTATAACCCCATCTCTAACTTTTCcagcggattccctcaccacatcagattcgttgTGTGCTGTCTTCAAGCTAAATGCACTCAGACGTTTGAGTTATGCTCTGGGCACGTACGAGCTGAATAAATTGCACAGTTATATGGCGGAAATTACCCAGATAGGAGATACCCAAaccaccagctacgtttatctgagtcggaaattgaacatgatgaacgacctgatccCCGAGCTGGACAGGacgagacgagcggcttgggaagCGTATAGGAACATCGAGGATGTGGTAAAGAAGACTAAGAACACCCAGCTCCGTGGCCACCTTTTCAATACCACCGTACTTCTTGTTTTGACCTATGCCTtggaaacctgggcacttcgcaagcaggagaaCGCGATGAGCGTTATTGAAAGCAcagttgagagagtgatgcaaGGAGTATCCAGCTTCACGCAGTCCCACGTTATTGAAGTCACGGGTGGGATTTGAAGTTCTCTTCTACATCAGCGATTGAAGGTTAGACACGCTgctgcgtttgccaaggaaagtaaaataagatgggccggacacgtgatgcgctttaacgacagccgttggaccagagccttGAGTGACTGGGTtccacgcgatattaagcgcactactggaagaccgccgacccgatggtcagatttcagTCAAACTCCTtcaaagtccttcaaagaaaactatgatgCTCTTTGTGTCCCAGTCGAAAGGAGAAACTattgggcgactctggcacgcgatagAGCTCGGACCTGAAAAAGTTGGCCAACCAGATTTCGACATCTTCACAGCTTGTAAGATTTTTGTCGGAGAAGTTTTGCATCGAGCGAAACAGACAGTAGTCTGCAGTAGCAAGGTCGGGGTTATATGGCGGGTGTGGAAGAACTTGCCAGCCCAGCTCCTCGAGCTTCTACAGCGTCACCTTTGCAACTTACGGTCCATCGTTATCGGTCCGACACACATTTACCCCAACGATTAACCTTGCCGAATCTGTGTCGATGATTTTCAAACGTCATGTGACCACAACCGAAAATTTCAGCAAGTTCTCGCGTAGCTTGACTAGGGTTCGACTCAGCAGCGGTTTTTAATGCATCGTTGTCGATGATTTTAGACTGACGACCACGATTTTCTTGTTGTAAACTTTCGTCACCAGCTCCAAAGCGTTGGAACCAGTTGCAACATTGTCGTTCGCTTATAACATCGTCGCCAAACGCTTTGGACACGTCACGGTGAGGTTCGGCAACAGTCGTGCCCTGTTTAAAGTCACAAAGCAAGCACGTTCGCATGCGCATTGTTTTCATCACTCATTGTCTGGAAACTTTTATtggtaaaaacaaaacaaaacagaccGCTCCTATATATCAAACAATGAGCAAAACAACATTCTTTCAGAACAGTATAAGCGTTggattaaaattattttatacgtcgaaaaataaacagaaaaacaaacagaagttTCTGTCAGGCCAACCTAATAGCATATTTTTCCTcccatttttggatttttcccaactagcAACCAAGAGGAAACAAAGATGCTTGTAGAGGTTAAAATTTGCAGTTAGGCGCTCTCTTTTATGTTCTACGAAAATGCAGCGGATTCATTTGGTTGCGCTAGCGTATTCGTGCAACGAGGAAAACAGCAAGGTTTCAGATGTCTGGGTGCCTGTCAAAATGTATTTGACTTCGAAAGTCCAATAATTTAACTCTTACCTTACAAAAACTCATCCACTCTGACATATATTATGGCAGATGATTAGATATTTGGCAGAGGGTTTTATGATTCTTCTTCCTGGAATcttgttttactttcttcacatttctttatattctccaaaaagtaaggaaaaagcagggaaatttgctgaaattctcAACATTTCCCAACTAACTTTCAAAACGCCCAGAGAGCCTCTAACAACGATAATTTAgctatttcctttctttacaaAACGCTCCCTTAGTAGcttttccaggttttttcAGCACCATATTATAAATGTTAGTTTAAACATAACAAAACCCGCATCACTCCTGTACTCATTCCCAATCAAATGAGTGTTCGTCGCTAAAATCACTCCCACATTACGTGTAAatgcttctacttttattcGCGTGTATTCCATTTATTGTTCATTTTcccattttatttctcttttagctATTCCGTTGATCAATAACCTCTTTGAAAATCTTAATTACTATATGTAATTTTTGATCGTGAGGATCATGTACGACTTTGATGAAAAGACTAAATCAAAGACTCCGAAGGAATTGGATAAAACAACCGTGAgatcgcgaaaaaaaattcgagtttAAATCCAAGGGTACTGGACAATTTTGTGTACAGCATTAATATATacagattgaaaaaaaaatcttcctacTGTCAAGAAGtttaaacagaaagaaaatccgAAGGAGTTTCCCGTATGCAATGCTGACACAAGTCAAACGTTTTTTAATAGGTAAACTAACGTGGGCGCAGAAGGATATAGATAACGCTTGCTTTCTCTTTGTAGTTGTATGGGTTAGAACAAAGTAGGGTCTGTCCTGACATTTGTATCAGGACCCGAATTCTGCGTTGTTATGCTATAATTTTGGCGCTGTATCATATATCCATTATACAAACATTCGGCATTGTAAAGAGTTATATTTTGACGGTCATCTTATCAAGATGACCGCCCACGAAGTTTGTTTATTCTACGATTGCTCATTATGGCTAATTTGTTAACGACCGCCCACAACGGGCTCATTATGGTGTTTCATGGCTCCCAGTGAGCACATCGCTTTCGCCTATCAATAACTTCTTAGCCTATCAATATCGCCTTTGCCTATCAATATCGTCTTTGCCTGTCAATATCGTCGTCGCCTATCAATATCGTCTTCTCCTATCAATATATTCTTCGCCTATCAAAAACGTCTTCGCCCATCAATAAATTAGTATActactaccactgaaccacctgtaCTCTAAGGCAACGGCCTTATCGCTTTACTAATAGGGCATAAAGAAGGATCCGTATAAATCCTTCGCGCCATCACATTTTGGTGCATCGGCTAAATTCGATAAAAGCCGAGATCCTCAAACGGATCATAAAGTCCAGCCCACCCTTCGCTGGCAGCAACAAATTCATTGTTGCTTAATAAAGTCCAGCCCACCTTTAGCTGGCAAAAGCAAGCTAATAGCCACTTAAGCATATCTCTCGTGCAGTCTAAGGTCACTGCTTATAGCGTATCAACGCTACGATTGCACTCGCGTCACAATGACACTTGTTTTTCACAAAAGGCCGATATTGCTGAGTGCAAAAACGCTCCAGTCACTACTGGATAAGTACAGTACTTACTCAGAAGAGATAAAACCATCAGGAACAGATGAGGAAAGGTACGAAGAGTATCTCAGTGCCGCAAATTTGCTCTCTGGAAGCATAGAGGCAAtcaaaatgagcagaaacGCTCATCAGGCATTGATAGATAAGTTgcaaaaagaatatgaagaagCAAGATctaagggaaataaaaaagacctCACAAATGAAGTTGAGGAGATTGAAAATAACACGCAATTCAATGAAAGGATTGCAAAGGCAAACGAAATGGTATATATACTAAGTGCCAGGGTCACAGAAGCACGGAATCACATGGGAAAACTTGCAAGGAAGATGGGAATAACTCATAGAGAGCTCACAAAACAAAAGCCTGcaagaataaatgaaactcACGCAGATCAGCAGACCGCAACAGAGTCAACTGCGACTGAGGAAACCGAAAAAGGTTCTTCACAAAATGACGCCATTTGGCTCTCGGAAGACAATTCAAATTCggaaaaagtagagaagacGATGAAGATTTCATATATCGTACTCTCAAACCAAAGCAACTAAGGTTGCCACGATTCTACGGGGACGAAGAAGAGTTCCCTGAATTTTGGGCAATATATGAAACGCTCGTTGACCAAAGTAAGGTTTTAAGTACAGTCGAAAAAATGCTGTTACTTAGAGATAGCCTCAAAGGGAGAGCAGAAACAGCCATAAAAGGCATACAATTGATCCCACAAAATTATAAGTGGATGATTAATGCTTTGAAAAGGAAATACGGTAATAAACCGACTAACAGAgcaaaaatagtgcaaaaattaattaatttgccagcagcaaagaatgatgctgATAGCTGTATGAACACGTTCGACAAAATTCGAATGCTCATGAATCAAATGGTCTCTGCAGGCCAAAATATACCACAAATGCAAGATGCGATGTGGacagagaaaattttggagaaatttccttACACTATAGTGAAAAACGTTCTTGTTATAATTCAAGATcaagatgaagtgaaaatagaAGATGTAATGGATCATCTTGAGAAGGAGATTAATGCAAAAAAGTTTGTAGACGCACGTTTAAAAGGTCGTGTAAAGTTTGAAAACCATCCGAACCGAAGACAATACGGTGTGGATGTTACAGAACCCccaaaattgggaaaaatttgTCGTTTTTGTGACAACTCAAATCATATATCAGCGAACTGCCGAACAATCAGTGATATTAAATCAAGGCGAAATATGGTGAAAGAAGCCAGACAATGCTGGAAATGTTTCTCAGAAGAAGTTATGACTGTCAGAAACCAAATTGTCCTAAATGAGGCAAAATGCACGATGTAAGCCTTTGCATTTCCACTTCAAATGATGGTAACAGGACAAGATATAGCGCTGGTGACCGATCGCGCAATCAAAGCTTCTCCAATACCGTACCAGTTCCAAGAAATAACACTACTGCTCGGAATCAATACGGCAATGGCCGCAATAATGGTAATGATCGCAACAATCAGCAGACAAATCCTCATACAGCTGATCACAGTACTAACCACTCAGCCGAAGGTTCCGTGTACattgacaaaagaaaagagcaagtAATCCTGATGACTGCCGAAGGAAATGTTTGGAATAATAACACCAGACAATTCGAAaaactcctgtttttctttgacactGGAGCTCAAAAAACCATCATTAGAGAGCAGACCGCAAGGGAATTTGGTCTTCCAACTCAGAAAACCGAAATCTACACAATGTCAGGTATAGGTGGACATACcgaaaaatatcaaacaaaCATTGTCCCCCTCAAAATCAGCAATGCCTTTGGCAAGGAGATCCATATGACGATTCAAACCAAGCCAATTATCACTAATGACTTTTCGTCTGTACGTCTCAACGATGCAGATAAACAATACCTCCAAGACAAAGAGATTTGCATAAACAATCCGAGAGTTCGCGGTGAacatcaaaacccgcaaataTTAGTCGGTCTAGATAACTATTACGACCTCGTAAACACAGTTGACACTATAACTTTGCCATCTGGATTACGCATTGCGCGTACGGTATTCGGACCAACGGTACACGGCAAAGGGTCAATCAATTCGCAGCAAGAAGCGACAACGATAACACATGGCCTCAGCCTCGTTCAAGAACAGAATGAAtcagaaattctacagaagtTGTTCGAACTAGATGGTTTAGGAATATCATCAGAAGAATGTACTAAGAACGAAAACACATTCGAGTACTTCAAAAGCTATTCGAAATCAATATCGTTTGAAAACGGCGTTGTAACCGTACCCTTTCCCTTGAAAGATAATGTCATCGACCTAACGGATAATTACGGAATAGCGTACCGTCGATTGATTTCGTTACAAAGACAACTATCAAATAATATCCACCAACGTGAGTGgtataacaaaataatgaacgaTTATATCCAAAACGAAGTTGTCGAATTAGTCCAcggacaaaataaaaattcggcCGGCACTTACTACATGCCACATTCCGGAGTTTGGAAGCCAGAAGAGGCAAAACCATTGAGGATAGTATTTGATGCTTCCTCTAAGAGAGTCGGACAGCTTTCGCTGAATGATGTGATCTACACAGGAGAATCCTTCGTGAACAAAATTCATGATGTTCCAGTTGCAAGTAGAACCAGTGGAATTATTCTTTTATGCGATATTGAAGCGGCTTTCACGCAAATTAGACTAGTGGAAGATCATAAAGATTTGTGTCGGTTTTTATGGCTGAAAGACATGAATAAGCCTCCAAATCGAGACAACATAGCAGAATACAGATTCAATCGTTTGCATTTCGGTAACACCTCGGCACCAAGTATTCTTAACATGGCCATTCTGGCATATTTAAATCACAAGAATACTCCGTTCTCACTGGAGattgcaaaaaatatttatgtagACAATATTCTCTTATGCGCCACCACCAAAGAGGAAGCACTAGAAAAATATACTGcttcaaagaatattttcgGCATGAATTTACGAGAATATATTTCAAACTCTGCTGAAGTTAACAGAGCTATTCCAAGAGGATAGAGCGCCCACAGACAACATAAAACTTCTTGGTGTCAAATATGACACCAAATCGGACGAATTTGTGATGAAGTGTGAGTTAcaattccacaaaaagaaaaactaaccaaACGCGATATTGTAAGCCAAATAAACTcgatctatgatcccgtaggCCTCGCAAGCCCACTGATTGTCAAACTGAAGTCTCTAATGAGAGAAATTTATGATACAGGGATAGAATGGAAACAATACGTTCCGCAAGCGCTGTGTATTAAATGGAATTCGGTAATACAAGAGTAAACAATGCATGTATAAGAGTCAGTCGATCATTGCTACGTTCTCCCACGCCTCACACCTCAAGAATTTCCTTATGGGTGTTTTGTGACGCCAGCGAAATGGCAATATCGACATGCGCATATCTGAGGTGCGAAAACACTAATGAGATCACTTCATTGATTAGTGGAAAGAGCAAGCTAACACCAAAAAAGATCCAGCAAACTATACCACGCTTGGAATTGTTGGCTATCttaataggactgcgaatggCGAAAACCATTCTTGATTCAATaaacattgaaattatttccgtAAATGTCGCCAGTGATAGCGAAATAGCACCAGTGGATTAGGTCCTCACGCAAACTTCCGATATTCGTGACTAATCAGAAGGATCGCATTTTGAGATTGAAGACTCAAATCGAAGTCAAATCCATCCCAGTACATCTATTTCATGTTCCAACACATCATAATCCAGCAGACGTTGGAACTCGAGGCACAACGGCAAGCCTCATCAGTAATCATGATTGGGTGAGAGGACCCAGATGGCTAGAGCACGACCAGCAAACTTGGCTTATTCGATCCATAGATAACCTCAGCTGTGATCAGTTTTACGAAGAAATAGAGGACAATCAACATGTGAATGTTGAAACCACAAACGAGTCAGCGGAATCATCCCGTTTAATAGATCTAGCTCGTTTCTCTCGCTACAAAACAGCTCTTCGAACATTCTCAGTTGTTGGAAAATTGCTGAGTAAATGGGTGAAACGGTGCAATTACACCAGGTCAACATCGATTACGCTAAAcgtactctctctctctatacAAATGAAGATGTCATTGCTGCGGAGGATATGGAGATCTCTGAGAAACTCATCTTAGCAGCTATTCACGAAAACATCAACgtgcaaaaattgcagaaacgaTTCCCAAATCAGAAGATTATCAGAGACGAAAAAGGTATCATTCGATACAAGTCACGCATTCAGAATACCAATTTGCCATATGACACAAAAATGCCAATTTTCATCCCGAATTACTCGGAACTAGCCAGGCTAATCATTCATGACCTACATTATGAAAACGCACACTGTGGCAAAGAACAGACATTAGTGCTGGCAAGACAACGATTTTGGATTCCCCAGCCATCTAGAGTGATCAAGAAATATCTGCGTACATGCATTACGTGTAAGAAATGCCACGGATTGCCATATGGAGCACCAGAGATGCCACCATTACCAACAGATCGGCTAATAATAACCAAACCCTTTGCAAATGTTGGATGCAACTATATGGGACCATTTGAGTCAAACGTCAAACAGAAAATGTACGTCTGTTTATTCACATGACTCACTACCAGGGCTGTGCACCTTGAAGTGGTCGAAAATTTGTCAGCGGGTGCATTTTTAAGCAGCTTCATCCGTTTTATATCTCGAAGAGGTGTTCCAAAACTCATCCGAACTGATTGCGGAACGAATTTTAAATTGGGATCAAAAgtgattgaaaatttgttcctagaaaatgatgaaaatggtTGCTCCGTGATGAGCTACAGTGCCTCAGAAGGCATAAAGTGGATTTTCAATCCACCTGCTTCACCATGGATGGGAGGCGCATGGGAAAGAATGGTTGGCTCCGTGAAAAGatgctttcaaaaaagcattggacgtaaaaaattgtcatttgaACAAATGACTACAGTAATTTCAAGAATTGAAGCGATAATTAACACTCGCCCGTTGACAAAAGTCAGTGCAACGGATCTTGATGAAATACCAATAAGACCTATcgatttcctacaaggaaatCTAAAGTACTCTCTTCCAAGCACGCAGTTACAGTGCGGTAATGGCGATACAGTATATGATCCCGAGTTGCTTcagacagttgcgcaagcacaGGAAGCATTAATGTTTTCGGAAACGATCGCTACAGTATTTTGGGAGCGATGGAACAAAGAGTATCTTACATCCTTGAGAGATAACCAGAGAGTGCTACTAAAACAACCGCGGCATGTGACAAATACACCGcaaattggagaaattgtACTTATTGAGCAAGAATTTCTTCCACGTGGTAACTGGATGTACGGCAAAGTACTAGAAACAGTACCAAGTCAGGATGGTCATGTAATATCAGCGAAACTCCTTACGCCAAACAAAAGAGTTATCCAAGGGCCATTCAACAAGTTATATCCGTTGGAAATACGTAGTTTGGTTGAAGACCACTTTCCAGAACTTGTGAGAAACTGCATTGCAGGAGAGCAGGAGATACAACAGCAAGGAAGAGCGGATTCAGCAGAACTGTCTTACTGTAGAACTCGCCCAGCCACACAGTCGAGAACACGTGCTTAAAAATTTatcca is a window encoding:
- a CDS encoding hypothetical protein (NECATOR_CHRX.G22619.T1); this encodes MRMRTCLLCDFKQGTTVAEPHRDVSKAFGDDVISERQCCNWFQRFGAGDESLQQENRGRQSKIIDNDALKTAAESNPSQATRELAEIFGCGHMTFENHRHRFGKVNRWGKCVSDR
- a CDS encoding hypothetical protein (NECATOR_CHRX.G22621.T1); its protein translation is MLLLRDSLKGRAETAIKGIQLIPQNYKWMINALKRKYGNKPTNRAKIVQKLINLPAAKNDADSCMNTFDKIRMLMNQMVSAGQNIPQMQDAMWTEKILEKFPYTIVKNVLVIIQDQDEVKIEDVMDHLEKEINAKKFVDARLKGRVKFENHPNRRQYGVDVTEPPKLGKICRFCDNSNHISANCRTISDIKSRRNMVKEARQCWKCFSEEVMTVRNQIVLNEAKCTIAGDRSRNQSFSNTVPVPRNNTTARNQYGNGRNNGNDRNNQQTNPHTADHSTNHSAEGSVYIDKRKEQVILMTAEGNVWNNNTRQFEKLLFFFDTGAQKTIIREQTAREFGLPTQKTEIYTMSGIGGHTEKYQTNIVPLKISNAFGKEIHMTIQTKPIITNDFSSVRLNDADKQYLQDKEICINNPRVRGEHQNPQILVGLDNYYDLVNTVDTITLPSGLRIARTVFGPTVHGKGSINSQQEATTITHGLSLVQEQNESEILQKLFELDGLGISSEECTKNENTFEYFKSYSKSISFENGVVTVPFPLKDNVIDLTDNYGIAYRRLISLQRQLSNNIHQREWYNKIMNDYIQNEVVELVHGQNKNSAGTYYMPHSGVWKPEEAKPLRIVFDASSKRVGQLSLNDVIYTGESFVNKIHDVPVASRTSGIILLCDIEAAFTQIRLVEDHKDLCRFLWLKDMNKPPNRDNIAEYRFNRLHFGNTSAPSILNMAILAYLNHKNTPFSLEIAKNIYVDNILLCATTKEEALEKYTASKNIFGMNLREYISNSAEVNRAIPRG
- a CDS encoding hypothetical protein (NECATOR_CHRX.G22619.T2), which translates into the protein MRTCLLCDFKQGTTVAEPHRDVSKAFGDDVISERQCCNWFQRFGAGDESLQQENRGRQSKIIDNDALKTAAESNPSQATRELAEIFGCGHMTFENHRHRFGKVNRWGKCVSDR
- a CDS encoding hypothetical protein (NECATOR_CHRX.G22618.T1), yielding MEPHRISQFITPSLTFPADSLTTSDSLCAVFKLNALRRLSYALGTYELNKLHSYMAEITQIGDTQTTSYVYLSRKLNMMNDLIPELDRTRRAAWEAYRNIEDVVKKTKNTQLRGHLFNTTVLLVLTYALETWALRKQENAMSVIESTVERVMQGVSSFTQSHVIEVTGGI
- a CDS encoding hypothetical protein (NECATOR_CHRX.G22621.T2), giving the protein MHDVSLCISTSNDGNRTRYSAGDRSRNQSFSNTVPVPRNNTTARNQYGNGRNNGNDRNNQQTNPHTADHSTNHSAEGSVYIDKRKEQVILMTAEGNVWNNNTRQFEKLLFFFDTGAQKTIIREQTAREFGLPTQKTEIYTMSGIGGHTEKYQTNIVPLKISNAFGKEIHMTIQTKPIITNDFSSVRLNDADKQYLQDKEICINNPRVRGEHQNPQILVGLDNYYDLVNTVDTITLPSGLRIARTVFGPTVHGKGSINSQQEATTITHGLSLVQEQNESEILQKLFELDGLGISSEECTKNENTFEYFKSYSKSISFENGVVTVPFPLKDNVIDLTDNYGIAYRRLISLQRQLSNNIHQREWYNKIMNDYIQNEVVELVHGQNKNSAGTYYMPHSGVWKPEEAKPLRIVFDASSKRVGQLSLNDVIYTGESFVNKIHDVPVASRTSGIILLCDIEAAFTQIRLVEDHKDLCRFLWLKDMNKPPNRDNIAEYRFNRLHFGNTSAPSILNMAILAYLNHKNTPFSLEIAKNIYVDNILLCATTKEEALEKYTASKNIFGMNLREYISNSAEVNRAIPRG
- a CDS encoding hypothetical protein (NECATOR_CHRX.G22622.T1); this translates as MGETVQLHQVNIDYAKRTLSLYTNEDVIAAEDMEISEKLILAAIHENINVQKLQKRFPNQKIIRDEKGIIRYKSRIQNTNLPYDTKMPIFIPNYSELARLIIHDLHYENAHCGKEQTLVLARQRFWIPQPSRVIKKYLRTCITCKKCHGLPYGAPEMPPLPTDRLIITKPFANVGCNYMGPFESNVKQKMYVCLFT
- a CDS encoding hypothetical protein (NECATOR_CHRX.G22623.T1), which translates into the protein MSYSASEGIKWIFNPPASPWMGGAWERMVGSVKRCFQKSIGRKKLSFEQMTTVISRIEAIINTRPLTKVSATDLDEIPIRPIDFLQGNLKYSLPSTQLQCGNGDTVYDPELLQTVAQAQEALMFSETIATVFWERWNKEYLTSLRDNQRVLLKQPRHVTNTPQIGEIVLIEQEFLPRGNWMYGKVLETVPSQDGHVISAKLLTPNKRVIQGPFNKLYPLEIRSLVEDHFPELVRNCIAGEQEIQQQGRADSAELSYCRTRPATQSRTRA
- a CDS encoding hypothetical protein (NECATOR_CHRX.G22620.T1): MTLVFHKRPILLSAKTLQSLLDKYSTYSEEIKPSGTDEERYEEYLSAANLLSGSIEAIKMSRNAHQALIDKLQKEYEEARSKGNKKDLTNEVEEIENNTQFNERIAKANEMVYILSARVTEARNHMGKLARKMGITHRELTKQKPARINETHADQQTATESTATEETEKGSSQNDAIWLSEDNSNSEKVEKTMKISYIVLSNQSN